Proteins encoded by one window of Gemmatimonas aurantiaca:
- a CDS encoding SpoIID/LytB domain-containing protein, whose product MSAPSPATPRRSRPVMPWLAPTAFGGMVVAMAVAVACAPRQSPAGPAAPAGPSAPANPAPTGSHAPLVRGEASGRLDRDRLALIAIDGKAAAPAVTATGAWVIEEQGGRASLVRGSGGEPWRVEQRGGLLRIAGEGNDATPWREGPFVARPAAGESHLRFGNRRYRGELIFTPTDTGILVVNRVPIEDYLRGVVPIEIGTRQAGDLAAIEAQTIAARSYSYMRVPTDGAQQPARGWHMTGSVQHQVYAGMDVEHPVVNQAIDATAGLVLRYGGLIVDAPYFSSCGGRTAGPREAWRDVRDEPYLQPVDDIDPRTGRAYCDLSPRNHWEAEFDASRLREVVRRALQTAGARDPRPAAVQGLEVGTRTPSGRAATLVLHTDRGTVTVPARDIRAVLSDARGAILASTYFSVDRESRTRGQLTAVTLRGAGNGHGVGMCQWGAIGRARAGIDARAILRHYYPGTVVGFAD is encoded by the coding sequence ATGTCCGCCCCATCGCCCGCCACTCCCCGTCGTTCGCGACCGGTCATGCCATGGCTGGCGCCCACCGCATTCGGTGGAATGGTCGTCGCGATGGCAGTCGCCGTGGCGTGTGCCCCGCGTCAGTCGCCGGCAGGACCGGCAGCACCCGCAGGGCCATCGGCACCGGCCAATCCCGCGCCGACCGGCAGTCACGCGCCGTTGGTGCGGGGTGAAGCATCGGGACGTCTCGATCGGGACCGTCTGGCGCTCATTGCGATCGACGGAAAGGCCGCGGCACCGGCGGTGACGGCCACCGGTGCCTGGGTCATCGAGGAGCAGGGCGGGCGTGCGTCGCTCGTGCGTGGCAGTGGCGGTGAGCCCTGGCGGGTGGAGCAGCGCGGCGGGCTGCTGCGCATCGCGGGCGAAGGCAACGATGCCACGCCGTGGCGTGAAGGGCCGTTCGTGGCCCGTCCGGCGGCGGGAGAGAGTCATCTGCGGTTCGGCAACCGGCGATATCGTGGGGAGCTCATCTTCACCCCCACCGACACCGGCATTCTCGTCGTGAACCGCGTGCCGATCGAAGACTATCTGCGTGGGGTCGTGCCCATCGAGATCGGGACGCGGCAGGCGGGGGATCTGGCGGCCATCGAGGCGCAGACCATCGCGGCACGCAGCTACAGCTACATGCGCGTCCCCACCGACGGAGCGCAGCAGCCGGCCCGTGGCTGGCACATGACCGGCAGTGTGCAGCATCAGGTCTATGCCGGCATGGACGTGGAACATCCGGTCGTGAATCAGGCCATCGACGCCACGGCGGGGCTGGTGCTGCGGTATGGCGGACTCATCGTGGATGCGCCGTATTTTTCCTCGTGCGGCGGACGCACGGCCGGCCCGCGTGAAGCCTGGCGGGATGTGCGTGACGAGCCTTATCTGCAGCCGGTGGACGATATCGATCCGCGCACGGGGCGCGCGTACTGCGATCTGTCGCCACGGAATCACTGGGAAGCGGAATTCGACGCCTCGCGGCTGCGTGAGGTGGTGCGGCGGGCCCTGCAGACGGCCGGTGCGCGGGACCCCCGTCCGGCGGCCGTGCAAGGCCTCGAAGTGGGCACCCGCACGCCGTCCGGTCGTGCGGCCACCCTGGTGCTGCATACGGACCGCGGGACGGTGACGGTCCCCGCGCGTGATATCCGTGCGGTTCTGAGCGATGCGCGTGGCGCGATTCTGGCCAGCACGTATTTTTCCGTGGACCGCGAATCGCGTACCCGTGGGCAGCTCACCGCTGTCACGTTGCGCGGTGCTGGCAATGGCCACGGGGTGGGGATGTGTCAGTGGGGAGCGATCGGCCGGGCACGGGCCGGCATCGATGCCCGCGCCATCCTGCGCCACTACTATCCGG
- the hemL gene encoding glutamate-1-semialdehyde 2,1-aminomutase, with product MTEMSHHPQVPHARSAEIMARARTRFPGGVNSPVRAFRGVGGEPFVAARGKGARVWDVDGNAYIDYVLSWGPLVLGHAPDVVLEAVARAMQDGTSFGMPTEREVVLADAIADRMPHLEMVRFTSSGTEATMSIARLARAVTKREHLLKFDGCYHGHGDSFLVRAGSGVATLGLPDSPGVPEGLARLTLTCAFNDLEAVERIAREVPLAAIMLEPIVGNSGFIEPAPGFIQGLRRIADETGALLVFDEVMTGFRIAFGGAAEYFGVTPDLTALGKVIGGGLPVAAYGGSRTIMEHIAPTGPVYQAGTLSGNPLAMAAGTATLGALTRSVHDGITQQTAALVEGLRTIAARHGVPLSARHVGSMWGFFFRDGDVRSFEDAKQSDVALFRRFFHAARRRGVSLAPSAFEAAFMSSAHGPAEIGETLSRLDEALGEALNEAPSESSNVASNVASNAASNAASTASSGASSPPGTK from the coding sequence ATGACCGAGATGTCGCATCATCCGCAGGTGCCCCATGCGCGCTCCGCCGAGATCATGGCGCGGGCGCGCACCCGTTTTCCGGGGGGCGTGAATTCCCCGGTGCGGGCGTTTCGTGGGGTGGGGGGAGAGCCATTCGTGGCCGCGCGTGGCAAGGGCGCGCGGGTATGGGACGTGGACGGCAATGCCTACATCGACTACGTGCTGTCGTGGGGGCCGCTGGTGCTCGGTCACGCGCCGGACGTGGTGCTCGAGGCCGTGGCGCGCGCCATGCAGGACGGCACGAGCTTCGGCATGCCCACCGAGCGTGAAGTGGTGCTGGCCGATGCGATTGCCGATCGCATGCCGCATCTCGAAATGGTGCGGTTCACGTCGAGCGGCACCGAAGCCACGATGAGCATTGCCCGTCTGGCGCGTGCCGTCACGAAGCGGGAACATCTCCTCAAGTTCGACGGCTGTTATCATGGGCACGGCGACAGCTTTCTCGTCCGGGCCGGCAGCGGTGTGGCCACACTGGGACTCCCCGATTCGCCGGGTGTGCCCGAGGGGTTAGCCCGCCTCACGTTGACCTGTGCCTTCAACGACCTCGAGGCGGTGGAGCGCATCGCGCGTGAGGTGCCGCTCGCGGCCATCATGCTCGAACCCATCGTCGGCAACAGCGGCTTCATCGAGCCGGCGCCGGGCTTCATTCAGGGGCTGCGGCGGATCGCTGACGAAACGGGGGCGTTGCTCGTCTTTGACGAAGTCATGACCGGATTCCGTATCGCATTCGGGGGCGCCGCCGAGTACTTCGGCGTGACGCCCGATCTCACCGCCCTGGGCAAAGTGATCGGTGGTGGTCTGCCCGTGGCCGCGTACGGCGGTTCCCGCACCATCATGGAGCACATCGCGCCAACGGGGCCGGTATATCAGGCGGGCACGTTGTCCGGCAATCCGTTGGCCATGGCCGCGGGCACCGCCACACTGGGCGCGCTCACCCGCTCGGTGCACGACGGGATCACGCAGCAGACGGCCGCGCTCGTGGAAGGCCTGCGCACAATCGCCGCGCGTCATGGGGTGCCACTGTCCGCGCGTCACGTGGGCTCCATGTGGGGCTTCTTCTTCCGCGACGGCGACGTGCGGAGTTTCGAGGACGCGAAGCAGTCGGACGTGGCACTGTTCCGGCGTTTCTTCCACGCCGCCCGTCGACGCGGCGTGAGTCTGGCGCCGTCGGCGTTCGAGGCGGCGTTCATGTCGTCGGCGCACGGGCCGGCGGAAATCGGCGAGACCCTGTCACGACTCGACGAGGCGCTGGGTGAGGCGTTGAATGAAGCGCCGAGCGAATCATCGAATGTCGCGTCGAATGTCGCGTCGAACGCTGCGTCGAACGCTGCGTCCACAGCCTCGTCGGGCGCATCATCGCCCCCCGGCACGAAATAA
- the rimO gene encoding 30S ribosomal protein S12 methylthiotransferase RimO, with translation MLKFGLVTLGCDKNTVDSERYLADLVAHGAEPVQDLRDADVVVVNTCGFIDAAKAESIEAIVEAARLKDEGSCKAVFAIGCMVERHKDELLEALPEVDVFLGNSETDRLLPELVERGLIGGSLVEHPGVRLFSGDVAHVRYLKISEGCDHGCAFCAIPLMRGKHRSFALEELVREAQLLEAQGAREINLVAQDLAHYGRDRRDGNALPELLEALVRETSIPWIRNMYLYSTGITPRLLEVIAANPRIVRWLDTPMQHGSDAVLARMRRPERQKTIRERLARYREIVPDLAVRTSVIVGFPGETEDDFAILCDFLEEMQFDRVGVFTYSPQEGTRAWAMDDDVADSIKQERKEHIEELQRAITAERYERFLGRDARVLVERRGDAPDVWVARAPWQADDIDGLMHVTVPDALRSTRIVPGAFVDVQVDHVVDDYDFAATLRGVVDAPASATLVKPSRQLPLVGVNGGTAGSFGR, from the coding sequence ATGCTCAAATTCGGTCTGGTCACCCTCGGGTGCGACAAAAACACGGTGGACTCCGAGCGGTATCTGGCCGACCTGGTCGCCCATGGCGCCGAGCCGGTGCAGGATCTGCGTGACGCCGATGTGGTGGTCGTGAACACCTGCGGCTTCATCGACGCGGCCAAGGCCGAGTCCATCGAGGCCATCGTGGAGGCCGCGCGCCTCAAGGACGAGGGAAGCTGCAAGGCCGTCTTCGCCATCGGTTGCATGGTGGAGCGTCACAAGGACGAACTCCTCGAGGCGCTGCCCGAGGTGGATGTCTTCCTGGGCAACTCCGAAACCGATCGGCTGCTGCCCGAACTCGTGGAGCGGGGACTCATCGGCGGGTCGCTGGTGGAACACCCCGGCGTGCGCCTCTTCAGCGGCGACGTCGCGCATGTGCGCTACCTCAAGATCTCCGAAGGCTGCGATCACGGCTGTGCGTTCTGCGCCATCCCGCTCATGCGCGGCAAACATCGCTCGTTCGCGCTCGAGGAACTCGTGCGTGAGGCGCAGTTGCTGGAAGCACAGGGCGCGCGGGAGATCAATCTCGTGGCGCAGGATCTGGCGCACTACGGACGCGATCGCCGCGACGGCAACGCGCTGCCCGAGTTGCTCGAAGCGCTGGTGCGTGAGACGAGCATCCCGTGGATCCGGAACATGTATCTCTACAGCACCGGCATCACGCCGCGATTGCTGGAAGTGATCGCGGCGAACCCGCGCATCGTGCGCTGGCTCGATACGCCCATGCAGCATGGCAGCGATGCCGTACTGGCGCGCATGCGCCGACCGGAACGACAGAAGACCATCCGTGAGCGTCTGGCACGCTATCGCGAGATCGTGCCGGATCTGGCCGTGCGCACCAGTGTCATCGTGGGCTTTCCCGGCGAGACCGAAGACGATTTTGCCATCCTCTGCGATTTCCTCGAGGAGATGCAGTTCGATCGGGTGGGCGTCTTCACCTACTCGCCGCAGGAAGGCACACGCGCATGGGCCATGGACGACGACGTGGCCGACTCCATCAAGCAGGAACGCAAGGAACACATCGAGGAGTTGCAGCGCGCCATCACCGCCGAGCGGTACGAACGATTCCTCGGTCGCGATGCGCGGGTGCTCGTCGAACGTCGCGGGGATGCTCCGGACGTGTGGGTGGCCCGGGCGCCCTGGCAGGCCGACGACATCGATGGGCTGATGCATGTCACCGTGCCGGACGCATTGCGAAGCACGCGCATCGTTCCCGGCGCCTTCGTCGACGTGCAGGTCGACCACGTGGTCGACGACTATGATTTTGCCGCCACGCTGCGGGGGGTGGTGGACGCACCCGCCTCGGCCACGCTCGTCAAACCTTCGCGGCAGCTTCCCCTGGTGGGAGTGAATGGGGGCACCGCGGGCAGCTTTGGACGCTGA
- a CDS encoding nuclear transport factor 2 family protein has protein sequence MAAHDAERTASFMHEDIEVAVAGGPILRGRIANRDAFAMQMAEPGFGGYVRTAERVIVHDGPLRASEYGHWVGRWTAKGRVHEQRGHYSAEWVFTPHGWRIVRESYREGSN, from the coding sequence ATCGCCGCGCACGATGCGGAGCGGACCGCGTCGTTCATGCATGAGGATATCGAAGTCGCGGTTGCCGGTGGCCCGATTCTGCGCGGTCGTATCGCAAACCGTGACGCCTTCGCGATGCAGATGGCGGAGCCGGGGTTCGGAGGCTATGTGCGCACGGCCGAGCGGGTGATCGTGCACGACGGGCCCCTGCGCGCCAGCGAGTATGGGCATTGGGTGGGGCGCTGGACGGCCAAAGGCCGCGTCCATGAGCAGCGTGGACACTATTCGGCGGAATGGGTGTTCACGCCACATGGGTGGCGAATCGTACGGGAGAGTTATCGGGAAGGCTCGAACTGA
- a CDS encoding YajQ family cyclic di-GMP-binding protein, with translation MASTYSFDVTTGCDLQEVDNAVNQAQKEVAQRFDFKGSEVLIDFKRAENLIKLEAEGEMRAEALLDVLRGKLVKRGVPVKNLEVTDLKPGGGEIMRRDIKLKMALDSDTAKKVSAAIKEAKLKKVTASIQGDQVRVSSPDKDALQEAITLLRKGDYGVELQFGNYR, from the coding sequence ATGGCATCGACGTATTCGTTTGACGTCACCACCGGGTGTGACCTGCAGGAAGTCGACAACGCGGTCAATCAGGCGCAGAAGGAAGTGGCGCAGCGTTTCGATTTCAAGGGATCGGAGGTGCTCATCGATTTTAAGCGCGCCGAGAATCTCATCAAGCTCGAAGCCGAGGGGGAGATGCGCGCCGAGGCGCTGCTGGACGTGCTGCGCGGCAAGCTGGTCAAGCGTGGTGTGCCGGTGAAGAATCTCGAGGTCACCGATCTCAAGCCCGGCGGCGGCGAGATCATGCGTCGTGACATCAAACTCAAGATGGCGCTCGACAGCGACACCGCGAAGAAGGTGAGCGCGGCCATCAAGGAAGCGAAGCTCAAGAAAGTCACGGCCAGCATCCAGGGCGATCAGGTCCGCGTGTCGAGCCCCGACAAGGATGCGCTGCAGGAGGCGATCACGCTGCTGCGCAAGGGCGACTACGGGGTGGAGTTGCAGTTCGGGAATTACCGCTGA
- a CDS encoding RNA polymerase sigma factor RpoD/SigA produces the protein MAVIPPKKKASYDEGSLDQYLRDISAYPLISREEEAELARRIRQGDQEALDKLVRSNLRFVVSVAKKYQNQGVSLSDLINEGNLGLIRAAHKFDETKGIKFISYAVWWIRQAILQALAEQSRIVRVPLNRAGTLHRIGKRANALLQELGREATHAEIADGMDITEEEVAKTMSISQVHLSLDAPLTPGEDNRLLDYLPDTMHPTPEDQTFDKALTEAIEESLGSLKEREARILRLYFGIDGSDPMTLEEIGSLLGITRERVRQIKEKALSRLRHVSRSKSLESFLG, from the coding sequence ATGGCGGTCATTCCCCCGAAGAAGAAAGCGTCGTACGACGAAGGGTCTCTCGACCAGTATCTGCGTGACATCAGCGCCTATCCGCTGATCTCGAGGGAAGAAGAGGCCGAACTGGCCCGACGCATTCGCCAAGGGGATCAGGAAGCCCTCGACAAACTGGTGCGGTCCAATCTGCGCTTCGTCGTCTCCGTCGCCAAGAAATATCAGAATCAGGGCGTGTCGCTGTCCGACCTGATCAACGAAGGCAACCTCGGCCTCATTCGCGCGGCACACAAGTTCGACGAAACCAAGGGGATCAAGTTCATCTCCTACGCGGTCTGGTGGATCCGCCAGGCCATCCTGCAGGCGCTCGCGGAACAGTCGCGCATCGTGCGGGTGCCGCTCAATCGGGCCGGCACGCTGCACCGCATCGGCAAGCGGGCCAACGCGCTGCTGCAGGAACTGGGGCGTGAAGCCACGCACGCCGAGATCGCCGACGGCATGGACATCACCGAGGAGGAGGTGGCCAAGACCATGTCCATCTCCCAGGTGCATCTGTCGCTCGACGCGCCGCTCACGCCCGGCGAGGACAACCGGCTGCTGGATTACCTGCCGGACACGATGCACCCCACGCCCGAGGACCAGACCTTCGACAAGGCGCTCACCGAGGCCATCGAAGAGTCGCTGGGCAGCCTCAAGGAGCGTGAGGCGCGAATCCTGCGTCTCTACTTCGGCATCGACGGATCCGATCCGATGACCCTCGAAGAGATCGGCTCACTGCTCGGCATCACGCGTGAACGCGTCCGGCAGATCAAGGAGAAGGCGTTGTCGCGACTGCGCCATGTCTCCCGTTCCAAATCACTCGAAAGTTTTCTGGGGTAA
- the lepB gene encoding signal peptidase I, which translates to MTPVDFRRREDALRAANRSRRGGWWFSRWTHGRRGGALPPPGVRRERGGLWRLLIIAGVLALVLRTFVVEAYRIPSRSMERTLLPGDFLLVNKLVYGAEVPIWRQRLPALRAPQRNDLVVFDWPVDPDVAFVKRLVGLPGDTVAMAAGVLLRNGAPQRETWALRGMISELQDEAPRNDWGPLVVPPHHYFVLGDNRDNSLDSRAWGFVPDSLLRGSPWIVYFSFEPDSTARAPWLTRIRWPRLGAVVR; encoded by the coding sequence GTGACTCCCGTCGACTTCCGGCGACGGGAGGACGCCCTCCGCGCCGCGAATCGATCGCGGCGTGGCGGATGGTGGTTCTCCCGGTGGACACATGGTCGCCGCGGCGGCGCTTTGCCGCCGCCCGGCGTGCGTCGTGAGCGCGGTGGCCTGTGGCGTCTCCTGATCATCGCGGGCGTGCTGGCGCTGGTCCTGCGCACCTTCGTCGTCGAAGCGTATCGCATTCCCAGCCGCAGCATGGAGCGCACCCTGCTGCCGGGGGATTTCCTGCTGGTCAACAAACTGGTGTATGGCGCCGAAGTGCCCATCTGGCGTCAGCGCCTGCCGGCACTCCGTGCTCCGCAGCGCAATGATCTGGTCGTCTTCGACTGGCCCGTCGATCCGGACGTGGCGTTCGTGAAACGGCTCGTGGGGCTTCCCGGCGACACGGTCGCGATGGCGGCCGGTGTGCTGCTGCGCAACGGAGCCCCGCAACGGGAAACATGGGCCCTGCGCGGGATGATCAGCGAACTGCAGGATGAAGCCCCGCGCAACGACTGGGGGCCATTGGTCGTACCCCCGCACCATTACTTCGTCCTGGGCGACAATCGCGACAACTCGCTCGACAGCCGTGCCTGGGGATTCGTGCCCGACTCACTGCTGCGCGGCTCCCCCTGGATCGTGTACTTCAGCTTCGAGCCGGATTCGACCGCACGCGCCCCGTGGCTCACCCGCATCCGCTGGCCACGACTCGGCGCCGTCGTGCGATGA
- a CDS encoding aldehyde dehydrogenase family protein: MSTFRNFIGGQWVAPSTDAYFENRNPADQDDLIGRFPASGVADVEAAVASARRGFERWKRTPPPARGDVLRRVGDLLAARKEELADIMTREMGKPLAETRGDVQEGIDTAYYAATEGRRLFGHTVPSELANKWAMSMRRPIGVCGLITPFNFPLAIPTWKAFPALLCGNAVILKPAEDVPHTATVLVEILLEAGLPPEVIQLVHGMGEVVGKALVEHPQVPVISFTGSTETGRFVGETCGRMHKRLSLEMGGKNAQIVFDDADLDLALDGVLWGAFGTTGQRCTATSRLVLQAGIHDAFVARLADRARALRLGDGRVAGTDVGPLVNEAAREKVERYIRIGREQGATLVCGGERATGGALDKGFFFQPTIFTGVTAGSRLDQEEIFGPVLSVIRVESVDEAFSVNNGVRYGLSSSVYTGNVNVAFRALQDLDNGITYINAPTIGAEAHLPFGGVKETGNGHREGGWEVYEFYSETKVGYVDYSGALQRAQIDNY, encoded by the coding sequence ATGTCTACCTTCAGGAATTTCATCGGCGGCCAGTGGGTGGCGCCGTCGACCGATGCGTATTTCGAGAATCGCAATCCTGCCGACCAGGACGATCTGATCGGTCGTTTCCCGGCGTCCGGCGTGGCCGATGTGGAAGCGGCTGTCGCCAGTGCGCGGCGCGGTTTCGAGCGATGGAAGCGGACACCGCCGCCGGCACGTGGTGATGTGCTGCGTCGTGTGGGCGATCTGCTCGCGGCGCGCAAGGAGGAGCTGGCCGACATCATGACGCGCGAGATGGGCAAGCCGCTCGCCGAGACGCGCGGCGATGTGCAGGAAGGCATCGATACGGCGTACTATGCGGCCACCGAAGGTCGTCGACTGTTCGGTCACACCGTGCCCAGCGAACTCGCCAACAAGTGGGCGATGAGCATGCGCCGCCCGATCGGGGTGTGCGGTCTCATCACCCCGTTCAACTTCCCGTTGGCCATTCCCACGTGGAAGGCGTTCCCGGCGCTGCTGTGTGGCAATGCCGTCATCCTCAAGCCGGCCGAGGACGTGCCCCACACCGCGACGGTGCTGGTGGAGATCCTGCTGGAGGCCGGATTGCCGCCGGAAGTCATCCAGCTCGTGCACGGCATGGGTGAAGTGGTGGGCAAAGCGCTGGTGGAGCATCCGCAGGTGCCGGTCATCTCCTTCACCGGCAGCACGGAAACGGGCCGTTTCGTGGGCGAGACGTGCGGGCGCATGCACAAGCGCCTGTCGCTCGAAATGGGCGGCAAGAACGCGCAGATCGTGTTCGACGACGCCGATCTCGATCTCGCGCTCGATGGCGTGCTCTGGGGCGCATTCGGGACCACGGGACAGCGCTGCACGGCCACCAGCCGTCTCGTGCTGCAGGCGGGCATTCACGATGCCTTTGTCGCGCGACTGGCCGACCGCGCGCGTGCGCTGCGTCTGGGCGACGGACGTGTCGCCGGCACCGATGTCGGCCCGCTCGTCAACGAAGCCGCACGGGAAAAAGTCGAGCGGTATATACGCATCGGTCGGGAACAGGGCGCCACGCTCGTGTGCGGCGGTGAACGCGCCACCGGCGGCGCACTCGACAAGGGATTCTTCTTCCAGCCCACGATTTTCACGGGCGTCACGGCCGGCTCGCGCCTTGACCAGGAGGAGATCTTCGGTCCCGTGTTGTCCGTCATTCGCGTGGAATCGGTGGACGAAGCCTTCTCGGTGAACAACGGGGTGCGCTACGGACTCTCGAGCTCCGTGTACACGGGTAACGTGAACGTCGCCTTCCGCGCGCTGCAGGATCTCGACAACGGCATCACCTACATCAACGCGCCCACCATCGGCGCCGAGGCGCATCTGCCGTTCGGCGGCGTGAAGGAGACCGGCAACGGTCACCGGGAAGGTGGGTGGGAAGTCTACGAGTTCTATTCGGAGACGAAGGTCGGCTACGTGGACTACTCGGGTGCGCTCCAGCGGGCGCAGATCGACAATTATTGA
- a CDS encoding sigma-54 dependent transcriptional regulator gives MTRRILVIDDEPGIRQALGQLLEYEGFDVRTASGGTEGIALYDSFRPQLVFLDVKMAGLDGLEVLKRLRQADPNATVVMISGHATIQTAVEATQLGAYDILEKPLDTDRVLVLLRNAFANRQLSEENERLRETIESRYEIVGRSFGIRSLLERIERVAGTPARVLITGENGTGKELVARAIHRGSPRARKPFIEVNCAAIPSELIESELFGHMKGSFTGAISDRAGKFEQAHGGTLFLDEIGDMSQSAQAKVLRVLQDGVVTRIGGNKPVQVDVRVLAATNKNLEDEIAAGRFREDLYYRLNVVPITVPALRERREDISLLVRHFLQQFAERDGLPARSITDEALQRLSELDWPGNVRELRNTMERLVILASAASISAADVERLVGRRTAEPSGLGNLLDCATFEEFKQAAERAFLQAKLRAFDWNVSETARALDMPRSNLYKKIERYALTRESLPG, from the coding sequence ATGACCCGACGCATTCTCGTCATCGACGACGAACCCGGCATCCGACAGGCCCTGGGCCAGCTTCTCGAATACGAAGGGTTCGACGTCCGGACGGCGAGTGGCGGGACCGAGGGCATCGCCCTCTACGACAGCTTCCGGCCGCAACTGGTGTTTCTCGATGTGAAGATGGCCGGGCTCGATGGCCTCGAGGTGCTCAAGCGTCTGCGGCAGGCCGATCCCAACGCCACGGTCGTGATGATCAGCGGGCACGCCACCATTCAGACGGCGGTGGAGGCTACACAACTCGGGGCATACGACATTCTCGAGAAGCCGCTCGACACCGATCGTGTGCTCGTCCTGCTGCGCAATGCCTTCGCCAATCGGCAGCTCAGCGAGGAAAACGAGCGGCTGCGCGAGACCATCGAGTCGCGCTATGAGATCGTGGGACGTTCGTTCGGCATCCGCTCCCTGCTCGAGCGCATCGAGCGGGTGGCCGGTACACCGGCGCGGGTGTTGATCACCGGCGAGAACGGCACGGGCAAGGAACTGGTCGCGCGGGCCATTCACCGGGGTTCGCCACGGGCGCGCAAGCCGTTCATCGAAGTGAATTGCGCGGCCATCCCCAGCGAACTCATCGAAAGCGAATTGTTCGGACACATGAAGGGGTCGTTCACCGGCGCCATCAGCGACCGCGCCGGCAAGTTCGAACAGGCCCATGGCGGCACGCTGTTTCTCGACGAGATCGGCGATATGTCGCAGAGCGCGCAGGCCAAGGTGCTGCGCGTGTTGCAGGACGGTGTGGTGACCCGCATCGGTGGAAACAAACCCGTGCAGGTGGATGTGCGGGTGCTGGCGGCCACCAACAAGAATCTGGAAGATGAGATCGCCGCCGGACGCTTCCGCGAGGATCTCTACTATCGGCTGAATGTGGTGCCGATCACGGTGCCGGCGTTGCGGGAGCGCCGCGAGGATATTTCCCTGCTGGTGCGGCACTTCCTGCAGCAATTCGCCGAGCGTGACGGTCTCCCGGCGCGCTCGATCACCGACGAGGCGCTGCAGCGATTGTCCGAGCTCGACTGGCCCGGCAACGTCCGCGAGCTGCGCAACACGATGGAGCGTCTGGTGATTCTGGCCAGTGCGGCCTCCATCAGCGCGGCCGACGTGGAGCGTCTCGTGGGGCGCCGTACGGCGGAACCGTCGGGTCTGGGCAATCTGCTCGACTGTGCCACGTTCGAAGAGTTCAAGCAGGCCGCCGAGCGGGCCTTTCTGCAGGCCAAGTTGCGGGCGTTCGACTGGAACGTGTCGGAGACCGCGCGGGCTCTGGACATGCCGCGCTCGAATCTCTACAAGAAGATCGAGCGTTATGCTCTGACACGAGAGAGCCTGCCGGGCTGA
- a CDS encoding ABC transporter permease has protein sequence MTGIWYWARQEWRAIRRDRGASAVLIAASVLYALVYPIPFLYQVARDIGIVVVDLDRSAMSRQVTRMIDAAEQVRVHEIVGSEREAEERVRAGIVHGAVVIPSEFERHVQRGERVIVGVYGDASYFSVYSQIATGASAAIGTFSAGVELRRLQASGFDAASARQARDPLPLVVRTLYNPVGGYGNANVPAVLILVLQQTMLIGIGTLAGGRRERSTEILSRDDGLTRVLGRALVYVGIYLVQVVLSYFIAYRLYGLPHTGALPALMLFLLPFLVATAMLGLALSRLFLTAESALQALMFSSLPAIFISGFSFPAEAMPVWIRALAQLLPSTQAIAGAQRVVQMGASLADVRASWLALWGLSAVYLLVAWGLVARGRRGASDPRIPVGDVVSDR, from the coding sequence ATGACAGGCATCTGGTACTGGGCGCGTCAGGAATGGCGTGCCATCCGGCGGGACCGGGGCGCATCGGCTGTGCTGATCGCGGCCTCGGTGCTCTATGCGTTGGTCTATCCCATTCCTTTCCTGTATCAGGTGGCGCGTGATATCGGCATCGTGGTGGTCGATCTCGATCGTTCGGCGATGAGCCGGCAGGTGACGCGCATGATCGATGCCGCCGAACAGGTGCGTGTGCACGAGATCGTGGGGAGCGAAAGGGAGGCCGAGGAGCGTGTACGGGCAGGTATCGTGCATGGCGCGGTGGTCATCCCGAGCGAATTCGAACGACATGTGCAGCGGGGAGAGCGGGTGATCGTCGGTGTGTACGGCGATGCCAGCTACTTCTCCGTGTACAGTCAGATCGCCACCGGTGCATCGGCTGCCATCGGCACGTTTTCCGCCGGTGTCGAGCTGCGACGCCTGCAGGCGAGCGGGTTCGATGCCGCGTCGGCTCGACAGGCGCGCGATCCGCTGCCGCTCGTGGTGAGGACGTTGTACAACCCCGTGGGGGGGTATGGCAATGCGAATGTGCCCGCGGTCCTCATTCTCGTGCTGCAGCAGACGATGCTGATCGGCATCGGCACGCTGGCCGGCGGTCGGCGCGAACGGTCGACGGAGATCCTGTCGCGTGACGATGGGCTCACGCGTGTGCTGGGCCGTGCCCTGGTTTACGTGGGGATCTATCTGGTGCAGGTGGTGCTCTCGTACTTCATCGCCTATCGGCTGTATGGACTGCCTCATACCGGGGCGTTGCCCGCACTGATGCTGTTTCTGCTGCCTTTCCTGGTGGCGACGGCGATGCTGGGCCTCGCGCTCTCGCGTCTGTTTCTCACCGCGGAGTCGGCGCTGCAGGCGCTGATGTTCTCCAGTCTGCCGGCGATCTTCATATCGGGGTTCTCCTTCCCGGCGGAAGCCATGCCGGTGTGGATTCGTGCGCTCGCGCAGCTGTTGCCGAGTACGCAGGCGATTGCGGGGGCGCAGCGGGTGGTGCAGATGGGGGCGTCGTTGGCCGACGTCCGTGCGTCGTGGCTCGCGCTCTGGGGATTGAGCGCCGTGTATCTGCTCGTGGCCTGGGGACTGGTGGCGCGAGGTCGCCGGGGTGCGTCCGACCCGCGTATCCCCGTCGGGGACGTCGTGTCCGATCGGTAG